One genomic segment of Anticarsia gemmatalis isolate Benzon Research Colony breed Stoneville strain chromosome Z, ilAntGemm2 primary, whole genome shotgun sequence includes these proteins:
- the LOC142986177 gene encoding uncharacterized protein LOC142986177, giving the protein MMTRKATAKDTENKLKLALLELKKCKDENSLLLRERVDCEEEIKEVNHKVVSLKGELAELHIENMDLLDQRDRLQQEVSSFGSCNETYEWSLSRINELQTSLHEAHTKIISLERL; this is encoded by the exons ATGATGACCAGGAAGGCAACAGCAAAGGATACTGAGAACAAGCTTAAACTTGCTCTGCTCGAGCTCAAGAAGTGCAAAGATGAGAACAGCCTGCTGTTGAGGGAGCGTGTTGACTGTGAAGAAGAGATCAAGGAGGTTAACCACAAGGTTGTATCACTGAAGGGGGAACTTGCTGAGctccatattgaaaatatggactTACTGGATCAGCGGGACAGGCTACAACAAGAAGTTAGCTCATTTGGCAGCTGTAATGAGACCTATGAGTGGTCTCTGAGCCGCATAAATGAGCTACAGACAAGCCTGCATGAAGCCCACACTAAGATCATCTCATTGGAACG gctgtaa